CATGTTCTAGATCGGGAATCTCGTAGGAAATATTAGGCTGCTCTAGTGTTACGTTCTGATTTCTCAGGGCGTCTGATTGATATGTAATATTCATTTTGTCAGTATACTTCTTAAATCGAACAAGAACAGGACGGGTAGATGATGTATCATATTTCTTGCCAACACGGATAGCCTTATTATATTTACATccggttctctcccttcagctgctgtgtgtcaccttctgcttaTAGAAGTGAAGGCTGCTTCTATCCCTTCAGCTGCAGTGTggcaccttctgctgatggaagtgaaggctggttctctcccttcagccactgtgtgtcaccttctgctgatagaagtgaaggctggttctctcccttcagctgcagtgtgtcaccttctgctgatagaagtgaaggctggttctctcccttcagctgctgtgtgtcaccttctgctgatggaagtgaaggctggttctctcccttcaactgttgtgtgtcaccttctgctgatggaagtgaaggctggttctctcccttcagctgctgtgtgtcaccttctgctgatggaagtgaagggctggttctctcccttcagctgcagTGTGTCAACTTCTGCTGATGAAGGCTGGTACTCAGAGTTAAGTTAATACAGAGGAGAGTTAATTTTCACTTTACCAAgttactacagtcaaacttggtcattCACTCAACTAAATCTTTGTAgagaaatgaaccattgttttgagtttttgcccattcacaagttagACAATTGGTTTGATTCTTGACCAGGAccgtacctgaattttctgtaccagtacccatccCTCCTGACAACTGGGAATGTTGAAGTCCCACTTTTGGCTACAAtattccaagccatcaaccagaACTAATGTTGTGGTACATCTCTTGCAAAACATCATAAGGGCTATGGCAAAAATTTGCTTCATGTCAAATGTCTGAAGACTGGCAACagcattttgaacatttcaatgaAAAGGAGCCATATAGTGAGATAAGTTCTAAAGGGGTGGCCTGTAATTTGCTAAATCAATATATTACAAATCCAGTCATTACTTCAGTTAATGGAATCTTTTCCTGTTTATACTTAGTAAATTATTGGGAACTCCTGCAAGTAAGAAAAGCATGATATCAAAAAGATAGACACTTTCATGTTGTATATGCAGTTATTGTACCTTTTCTTTATTGTTCAAACCTATGTACAtgacatctttaaaaaaaacatactgGTAGGTTACATAAaacaattgtaaaatgttatgaTTGCATTACAGCCAGAACAGAATAGTAAGTCCTAGAAACTCAGATGTCAGAACAGTAAGTCATGAATTACGACACAGATCAAGATATACAATTCCCAGTCCATTTCAGGAATTGGGAGGGACCCCATATATTTCCTTTGTTCTCAAAAACTTTAAATGCAAACTAGAGGAAGGAGATCTTGAATCTGGCTATGTACTTTACATTATCTGTGTGCATAAAGATACACTTGATACACTTAGAGATTTCACATTAGCATTACTTGGTCTTGAAACCAACAAACTAAATTGGTGCAAGGTGTATCTCAAAAGCATGTGTGCACTCAGAAAGATCTGTTGGTAACTATCAGTACGAGAATAAGACTGTCACAGTAgattagagtttatagtcatttctaccaaatttttacagtcaaacttataAAGGCAGTTAGCATTTTCAACATGAAAAGGAAATTCTAAAACAACAGATGGAGTCAGAAGTTTTCATAGACAATCAGTTTCAGGCCTCGACCTAATTTTCTGGACATGGATCTGAACAGTGGAcctgtacttgaattttctgtacctgtacccaacCCTTGTGAAGGTCATCAATTCTATTTCCCCAAAACTATGTACACTGCTTAAAGTGGGTGATAGGCCATcaagtttttgtcaaaatcgCTCAGTTGCTTTCATTATATACACTCAACACACactgtatacacacacactgcaCAGTATACTCAGTCCACTGAATCAATTAATAAACAGGCACTGAACTTGGTCCGTTGAATCTACtaaacatactacatgtattaaaatcTACTGAATATACTAAACATGCACTGTGTACTCCGTCTGCTGTGTCGTTCTTGTCATGGGGATAACTCACGCATAGGCAGACAGGAATAGAACAGTTTCGCAGTTtgtaatactgatttcaacttGATGCCTACCGCCTATACTCAGATGTGTCAGAATAAAACACACTAGAATCAAACAGCAACAATTATCTAAAAATCTATTTGACTACATCTAATAAACACTTGAAAATGGCTGTAGTCATTTGGTTTATCTTTTCATTGTACAATCATTTTCTCACAATTTTAAAGAAATCTAGCTTGCATGGTTAGTGAAGAGTTAATTCCAAGTGTttaaaaagacaataaaaaggGTAGTCAGACTCCCTGAGCGACTGTCAGCTCTGACAAGTCATCATTTCCATCAATCATCAGACactgaaaaataaaatgaaatgtgtCAGTTTTACATCAACAGACCCACAAGTCAACAAAAGTCTTAAGGGAATGAAACAGGGAATCTGAGGACTAAGAAAGTTGCACAGATTCCTGACTAAGGAAATTATATAATGGCTgtcctgggtaccatccgggtagcggttcactcctatgtttgcttccgctatccgtctggagacctgcacattcaaaccgtttggtgctaacgtcagttgatgagcgaattaaggaatgggttctaaaGCACTCAGGCCTTCCGCAAGCGGACGGAGGGCTTGTCCAGTGTTGGAATGCTTGTTATAACGAGCTTTTGAACCATTCCTTACTTCACTCAtctgtagggaccaatcagcacctgcgtccaaaatttggacgattccagacgttatcgcggtcaaggttcccagacggaacagcagagaagcaatgtatatagcgtataatgaatgtcagagctagaagcgactgtatatagactacatgtataatgaacgCCAGAGAGAACTACTTTCCAGACGGTACCAAGGCTATATAATGGCAGGATATGTAAAACAAATTATTAAAATGCTATTTCATGAAACTGAACAGATCCTTGTCATTGAGTGACGAATGTACAGATCATTATCTATAGGAAAGCAAAAATATTAGAATTTTCTCAATTGGGTTTCTCTTTCAATGCTACTTAATTCTTTGctgcatacatacattttgcTGTTTACTTTCTGGCCAGTAATCTATATTTCACCATGCAGGAGTTACCACATGCTGGTAAACAAGGCTGCTGTTTCAGGCAGTTAAAATGTTATGTGAGCTCAACAGACCATGCTGGTCATACTCATACTCTTTGTTGTCAGGTCAGGTGATCACCTGTGGCAAGCGATCACCTTTCCAGGTTTGACTGGCACACATATCCCAATTGGCAACTCTTTTACATCAGAAATGGAGAAGGTAACCATAACTAATCAACTCAGTGTTGCCTTTAAAAGTCTCTAATTCAAGGGCTTTTAAGTTTTAGGATTGAAATGATGCAAGTCTAAACTGACAAGAGTTTGTCAATTTGAAAGATTCTGCTGGAAAAGGGATAAGAATATTCAAGCTCAAAACCCCTGGAGTGAACAACCAAACCCAATGTCAAACAAGGACTGCTTACCTTTTCATTGGCCAGATGCAGTAGACAAACAAATGCAATTGGCACAGACAAATTTTTGGCTGTTTGGCCTGACACCATAGTGGGGAGCTCCTGCATAAGTTCAGTGAAGGTTTGTTCTCCAGATACGGCCTCTTCTCTCTCATTGTCTTCAGGGTCATGTATTGGCTCCTGCAAGTATGTATACTTAGTTGTTACAACACTGTCCTGCATGATGAAACTTTGGTCTTAATTTCTAAATTTTAAAGAATGTCAagaaattgtcatttttttctaatcttCTTCAAATTATTTCATCGTTAAAGAATGTATATTATGATGAAATTAAGCAAAAAGCCAACACTACATTATCAAACAGAATGGAAATAACATGACATTCCtatcggataggacgttaaatggaggtcccgtgttcggggagagcaacaccccaagcacgttaaagaacccgccacatgtgcgaacattcACCCGAGcagatcaaaccattccggccaaaataggggtagggaatctcccgagcagccctcgtaacccctgcttcgcctattgggtcagttagtccagcaatagtgagcaattgggctggtctcaatcatgatgtttctgacctagggcgaagagttgctgttacagttccaatcatgtaacccgtaaccttgagtggccttcaggccttgttacgtggtgaccatcgagtaaaaaaaaaaaatcatgatggtTTCCTTTTGAATTAAAGTCCCTTAGAAAATATTTTAAGGAAAAATTAATGAATAAAGTATTGACAAGATCAATATGCGCCACCATTCTGGTATAGTTTAAAAATCCTGACTTTTAAAGGCAAGAAGATAGAACATGTACCTTAGGTTTGTCTGGTGCGTGTGGTTTAATAAGCCAGTTCCACATGGTACCCTTTAGTTTTCTCACATCAATGCGCTTGGCCTGTCGAGCATAGTCTATCCCGATCTTGGATACCTAGGGAGGTAAAAAATGCATTGTATATACAATTTATGTACATGATGATATACAATTTATGCcacaaacatgtacatcttacttttattcacaaaaacacatatttctAATCTTAGTTACACAGTTATACatatactgtagatgcagaaatgttcgcggtaattttctgtttttttcatggcagtaagagactacagtgcatgctgctaccgcaaacttaaaagcacCTAACAATATccggggctcgaaataccacctgcatatgcaggctagagcatgtaaaattggagccgtgcaggtatttctggtgtctacctgcacctaacctgcactgggccatgtactgggtattaTACATAAATCACCTATGATGTAgcgtatgtggattgttattagctgcattgactgtcaGTGTTACCACTataatgtataaaagaaaaaataggaatggttcctgaacaatttcagtatgataaatatttcctaaattcagagtggtacaggtaattttcaatgttacctgcgccattgcaggtatgcagaaaaaagtatttcaagccctgaataTCCAAAGTCATGTATCAAAATACTGTCCACATAAACACAATTAGACTCATATACCCATAAACATATCTTTCTTTGCAAAAGTTACTGTGAGAGATAAGCTGAAACAATCTGAAAGGTTGAGAAATGGCCAACAACCTTGCGAGGTGCCTGCACCAGGCCGTCTACTCCTGTCTGAGACTCCAGCATGCTGGCATTGCAGGACACATTACCATGGATGGTGGTGTCGTGACTGAAGTTGAAGTGTGAAGATGCCTGGCTGAAATCTTGGAATCCTGCACTCTCATTATCACTGTCATCTCCCTGGTAGAAACAAGGACAACATGTAAGACTTGGATTACTTCTTACAAAATGGCCTATCTCACTGAGCAGAGGTACTCTTGAGGTACGCTGGAGTTTGTTCAAGGAAGCACCTTTGCACTATTTTAGCCGatttgcactcacactgacgtgagGCACTTTGTCTTTCTAAATGAACAGGTTATTGGCAATCGCAGCGACAGTTGTCAACTTATCAAAAATTAAagtaaaattattcaaatgcATCAAAATGAGACTTGCAAAATATAAAAGGATATTCACTTTTGATAAACAACATAGGTAATATATCATGTGTCCAACCTTAATACTGTTACAATAAAACGACGGAGGTACTTTTCAGGTACGTTGGAGTTTGTTAACTGTACATTGTTAACCAATGCAAAATGATTCACTGCTGATTTGTCCTACCAGTTCATTCTCGGTGAAGTTGCAGCAGGCAGTTTGTAGAGAAAATGACAGTTGggatttatgcaaaataacctggaaAAACATCATCAATTTGAATCTTTCCAGTTCAAGGTCTGTTCAAATTGGTGGAGCTCAGGACTGGTGGTCCTTATGCATTAATGGTCACATGCACTAGTCCAGGTTGGACTGAAAACAAGCCTGCTCCCTACCTCCACCCCTGGACAATAATTGGCACAGTCATTGGGGTTGTTGTAGTCATAGTTTTCTATCCCATCATCCATCTGGCTGTCCTCTTCCACTTGTCTCTTCACCTGTTGATGGACACATGCCACAAACATAAGAGAAATGACTAAAACTAAGAATCAATTGTGACAACCGTGAATCCAATCAGGAAGACACAATCACACtcctctggagcaaagaatctgccaattttgtagtatGATTTTTTGTACAGTAGAAGACAAAGCACATTTCACATTAgcttgtcctttgtatgatagtgATAAAAGCATTCTTTTTTGGCTATGAGTTAAATAAATTTCCCCACTCCAGATGAatatagtaaagagaaatttacaTTTCTGACAGCTTCCTACAAATGAGGCTCGGACCAAAatacaatttgcaccaaaaacacaccatttcctacgcttttcagtcATGTaacgtttaatgtcatttcgcagtaaataatgagaaatgtaaactcaaacatagaccctcggaagcctttcgtcacttttttgtcacGCGCTACCAAAGAGAACAGGGGAGTGCACCGTTAACTGATCGCCAAGGGAGCCCAAACACAAAAGGAACACAGAAGAACTCCAACTCCTTTATACAGAAAATGGCAGATTAGTTTTACTGCCTTTCATCAAACtgacatacaacatgtatcacAGACTGGCTATGCCTTACCAAACCCTCCAAGCTTtctagcaaaactcccctgccaattattctccctatcatagccagtgtagtcagtctggtagagactagcgtGATGCCCAGTGACAGGGAGAATGTAGAAATAGAAGAAAGCACTCACCATGACACTAGCCTTCCCAAACAGCCTGAAGAGAGCATCTGCCCTGTAGCTCAGCTCTGGTGGAAGAGTCTTGCTGTCCTTGTTGTATTTATCCAGTGTCTTTTTGGTGAGGGTGGTGGCTACTTTGGTCTCGATGAACTGTTTCTCAAATTCTACCTCCCCAATGCCTTGGTACACTAACACGAAGGGTTCCTTCTTTTGTCTAGCTTTCTTATCTCCACCTTGTTTACATGCATCTGAGGAAAAAACAAATATTGAGTAATTTCTAATAATACTTTCATTGCCACAGGAGGacattctatttcttttttggtgcacagaaaaaatgatgGGTGCACCACATATGATACAGTAGATTGTCAGCACAATGAGGAGAGGGAAGAGGAGAAGGAAGAAGGGTCCAGAGCCAGTGTCAGTAACTTTATGTCAGCAGGCAGTGCCAACCTAAGAGAATGGACCAGTTTGAGTCTAGCAGAAGCCATGAGACCACAGAAGACAGAGTTAGATGGAGGAGGGTAGTGCAGCGAAtagtcatggtgccccaaccaACCATTAGggggtcaagggataggtgaggtgagtgCTAACACCGTTGAAGCTTTAAATATTGCGATGAACCCGAATTGAACAGCCAACTTCAAAATTTTAAACAAGTACTCAAATACAATTGGTTCAttatttgttgtgatacttgaGTCACATGAATATGCTTTATTGTAGTGTACGATAGTTTTCCTATATGTAAAACATCATTTATAATAATATTACCTTTGGATCTGGGTTTCAACTTCCAATGTTCTGGTCCAGTCCACATGGACAGGAGTTTGGAATCAAAGTAGGAGTACTCGCTGGGTTCCAGTGCCAACACCAGGCTACCTACTGTGCCATCCAGTATAGGAGGTTGACTGGAAGGAAAAACATATCATGCAACACAATTTTCATTGAAAGAATAGCTAATTTTTTACATGATGGGCAAACTACTCTGGCACAGTTCTCTAGTTTAAGGGAGAAGGTTTACATTGTAGGTCAGGTCTTAGCAACCTGGACCTCTGGACCTCCAAACATGTTGCCAACTGTCACtccatttttgtctaaaataaTCTGAGAACCAGCAAATAAGATTagtatcaactagagttcgacgaacacatctcttcgccaaataatcatgcctttattaagAGTTTAACGTCTTATCATGTatttactaaatagtacctaccccaatagcaaatgactgcatgaacgtgtgttcctcacaaacccacaaatgcccccccccccaaaaaaaaacacataaccTTCTCGTCGAACTGGTGACAAtgaaatgatgtacaatgttgtgactttccagcgcaactttcatagtgtttTGTTAACATCAgattctaccagactccagcctggccggATAGTATTGATTTTAGGGGGCCTTGGACTGTGGCCAAAGATGACCTAGGCCTGcatggtagcatccctggtcaatcagaatttcatgcttgtcaagacCGGCTGTCTTGACctactttttctctatttttagacatctatgggctGATTCAAGTTCTTTCGGtggactccgtcacaagtatattTTTAACCtatatagaagtttccctaagtaattatatcaaatagatagtgatttatataatttgcatctcattatgttcattATCACCCAAACtaactacataccaaaaacaaagactATCCAACAATCTGCTCTggagttatccttcttaaaagttacgaactataagacccactgcagttccaaacaagctactagggggcccaaaattacaccattcactcctagtcccaacagctatccaccactaaaAAAttatgaacctggcacttctggaaaatttaggctcaagctttgacgctcacttgcagtaccaaaacaagtcgccaggaggcccattatcgaacttgaccttcctttctgtgtcccctacctatcaacaaaatatcattagcattcaTCAAAagcatcttgagttatcttgcatacagacaaacgcacttacatacaaagccagctacagcaccgtaggtaaaagctagctaaaccattctcgcacatgacaatcctttacacaaccgctacacacctaccaaatatcgtagaaatcgcccagctgcattttgacttatgcttcccgaaacaaacctcgaaaaaatacaaagctcgctgctgtaccgtaggaaaacgccaggtaaaccattttcaaactaggcatgcctttagacaaccgctacacacctacaaaaaatcaaaaagttccatccacaatttctcgacttatatgctgttgacctacatacagacccaagtcggcaaaaacatactcatcgccattggcgaagagaataaacTGATTGCCCATCCTACTAGTGACAAATCCCAAGCAGCAGGAATAACCATGTCTGCGTCAATCTCTTCACAAGAGGTGCTCGGAAAAGCACAACACTACTTCCTTTGAAGTAAATCGAGGTGATTCTACAGTTCTACCTTGTATTGGCATCCTGCAGCATCCTTGCTGATTTTCCATCCACAAACATGGATTGTTCCTCTATGGTCCCATCTCCACCATCTATTTCTCTATCAGAACCATCAGCAGCATCATCAAACCCTCCTATGTCATAGTCTGGTCCATCCTCTTCTATGGGCTGAGTTTCTGCATTCAGGTCAAAGGCATGTTCCCCTTTCCCTTGTTTAGACACGACTTCTCCAAAGAAGTCCTGAAAAACAACCATGTCGTTATGTCTAGTCTATATATGTCAGGGCGTTACTTGATGACAACGCTCCTTGATGACAAGTTTTTCGTTTCATTCATGTATTGTTCCATCATGTtgtacatcagggcactccagccatcattACTACCGGGTATAATAAGAAACAGAGATGTGGTTGGACACTTTCTTTATCGTatatattttcggaataaatgaggtatgCTAAGCACACTGAGAAGGCAAATtcctcataagatagcaaagaatacaacagggctcgaaattcatttggaGATTATGGggattgggtgcaccaaaaaaaatttgggtgcacctcttaaatttaagtagaatgtcagaaaaacctaatgacaaaacttagttacaaattgctatcaaattcttaaacaagtaccataatGCATgagtcattttattatcttagatgtcaagaatatgatgtatactggtatattttgatatctttacatacataaacccatgAAAATACTTGGGTGACTTGGGTgcacctgtgcacccacagaaaataattgggtgcacagctccaattttgggtgcacctgggtgcacatgcacccagtatttcgagccctgatacaagaacaagaagagaTTTCTTAGCgcacctgaaattagttttgtaaccttacccaaaacttttgcattgtattcagccataggattaattcaattagagggtacttggggagttaagtaccagactgaatgcttttgaggcacgtggagcaactgggtactttatcgtataatatGAAGTAGTATATGCAGTTATAACtttctaaaattaatatctatcggaaaataacactcccgtgtggagtgcaATGCCCCTTTAAGTATCCCATGTCAATAAGATCGCGTATCGATAAGAAAAAGTGTCTGTGTAACTTTCATGACTTTACAACTTctaaaaaaagaactttattgaTAGGATTGGTCATTATGATTCACATCGttgtggtcgttgaaaatttgtgtgtgaaaatttgatctgtgtacaCCTGACTGAACAATAAACCAGTctaatgctacatgtactactcACAGTCTACCTTGTGTTACACTGTGATGGGGAAATCTTAAAAACACACCTTGTCAAAGTTAACTATGGCAATCCAGTAGTTACAGgtaagaagaagaaatgaaataaaaagaaatggaatttgCATGTACAGAATAGTTATGAGTAATGAATAAAGTTTGAATTTGCACAAGTCACAGAGTTGCAAACTTCACTTGTTTTCATGCACATGTCTCAGACATGTCTCAGACATGTGCATGAAAACAAGTGAAGTCCATGATGCTTTTCATGGCATTTAGAAACAGACATTTAAACAGCAGTGTTAATTGTTCAAATGCAAGACTACAGCTGTACAACAGATCAAGACTAAAGCTTACCTGATCTTTTTCCATGAACTTGAAGTCAGCAAAAGGTAGACAGACCTGTGTTGTACTGATCCTCTCTAAGAGATTGTGTTGGCCTTTTAAGAATTCTTCTGAAAGTGGCATATAGAAATACCATGGTTTGTTCTTGGTTTCTCTTCAAGTATGAAAGAAGGTATTACAGAATATTGCCAGAGGTTATTGCCCAGACAGATTGGAAGAGGACATCGGACCTGACAGGAAAAAGTAGAATATGGCCACATGGACATAACCAAAGATCTTGTTACTGTGCCACAACCAGTACATTCCACAACCAGAAATTAACTATAACTTTATAAGcagtataaaaagaaaatacagtacTCCAATGATAACAATCACCACCTGAAAATAGCTGTTAGAACTAGTAGCCATCAAAATGAGGGCATCCAAAAATCAGGGACTatataatacacacacacacacacacacacacacacacacatatatatatatatataggtttaTTAACAAAGTAATAATCAGTTCTTGACGTTGAACCAAAGAATACCACCATGACATGTTTCTATGCAATGAGTCCAGTGAGTGCCAATCATTCATATTTAACATTACACACCATTAACAGACATTATCATTTCAATACTGTTCGGCGAATGAAATTCAAGACCCACCAGAAAAATCCACCTGCTCCATGTTCCTGCTGATCTCAACCTTGTCCCCaaaggttgccatggcaacagcattgGAGTCAAACAGCAGCTCCATGCTGTCGTCACGGCAACTGAGGTGGTTGAGCAGCAGACCCCTGGTCCCTCCTTCATCAAAGGTAGCAGACATCTTCTTGAATAAAGGGTCCACCTGGAAGGGTGGGATGTATACATATTTGCAAtcaggccatgttggtttgattacATCATTGATGACAGTCTCTAggaacctcaaaactgatgcgagcatgtggatgaaaaaagtttggaaaaaacgAAGCTGTCTTCATTGAGCATGAGATGTAAGTGATCACAAGGTTGAAGAAATATACCGAAGTTTATTTTTCGTTGACTTGGGGAAACTCTTGCTACTTTGCCCTGATGGGGCTATTTGGGGGTAGCTTGATGTAGAGTTTGCCAATGTACAA
The sequence above is drawn from the Branchiostoma floridae strain S238N-H82 chromosome 4, Bfl_VNyyK, whole genome shotgun sequence genome and encodes:
- the LOC118413008 gene encoding condensin complex subunit 2-like isoform X3; amino-acid sequence: MDRYVFYCLVPITDRVIELTRGGIGSPISPMDRYVFYCLVPITDRVIELTRGGIGSPISPMDRRNSLGTTQGGLTNVQLADHYTSCIKLSAENKINVKNAFGLHLIDYMSQLLKTKNRNEVTNFQVASCTLDASAKIYAYRVDAVHADAFKMLGGLGHTECANKEAGDVPAEDGEIKGKKPKKSGMSSTVENNLKNINVNNFDLEFEVDPLFKKMSATFDEGGTRGLLLNHLSCRDDSMELLFDSNAVAMATFGDKVEISRNMEQVDFSEEFLKGQHNLLERISTTQVCLPFADFKFMEKDQDFFGEVVSKQGKGEHAFDLNAETQPIEEDGPDYDIGGFDDAADGSDREIDGGDGTIEEQSMFVDGKSARMLQDANTSQPPILDGTVGSLVLALEPSEYSYFDSKLLSMWTGPEHWKLKPRSKDACKQGGDKKARQKKEPFVLVYQGIGEVEFEKQFIETKVATTLTKKTLDKYNKDSKTLPPELSYRADALFRLFGKASVMVKRQVEEDSQMDDGIENYDYNNPNDCANYCPGVEGDDSDNESAGFQDFSQASSHFNFSHDTTIHGNVSCNASMLESQTGVDGLVQAPRKVSKIGIDYARQAKRIDVRKLKGTMWNWLIKPHAPDKPKEPIHDPEDNEREEAVSGEQTFTELMQELPTMVSGQTAKNLSVPIAFVCLLHLANEKCLMIDGNDDLSELTVAQGV